The following are from one region of the Haloactinomyces albus genome:
- a CDS encoding NUDIX domain-containing protein translates to MATVRSTGWIDAPVNTVGAALRHTRTAERGLGASRVVRGRAAAGTGELFVPGDEITFRLPPAGLSVGMRMRLERADAQALSSVLVQGPLRQLRHESMLAGTNRRTLVTESLEWTAPFGAFGRLVATAVLRRWILGMLAQRIGTVRALAQEWARRPVVVGTAIVHRGRLLAQQRHYPARHAGRWELPGGRVEPGESEHDAVVRECKEELDLEVVPTGRVGTDVPIGGEPSAAGVSAGGMLLRLYTAEPAEPSPAPRAVEHRALRWVDASELARLDWLETDRLLVHSLRRLLHRH, encoded by the coding sequence GTGGCGACAGTGCGCAGTACGGGATGGATCGATGCCCCGGTCAACACGGTCGGGGCCGCTCTCCGGCACACCCGCACCGCGGAGCGCGGACTCGGCGCTTCGAGGGTGGTGCGTGGGCGCGCCGCCGCCGGGACCGGTGAACTGTTCGTGCCCGGCGACGAGATCACGTTCCGGCTACCGCCCGCCGGGCTCTCCGTGGGAATGCGGATGCGACTGGAGCGTGCGGATGCACAGGCACTGAGTTCGGTTCTGGTGCAGGGGCCGCTGCGGCAACTACGGCACGAATCGATGCTCGCCGGGACGAACCGCCGTACGCTGGTCACCGAGTCGCTGGAGTGGACCGCTCCGTTCGGAGCATTCGGTCGTCTTGTAGCCACCGCCGTCCTCCGGCGATGGATACTGGGCATGCTGGCCCAGCGCATCGGCACGGTGCGTGCTCTCGCGCAGGAATGGGCCAGGAGACCGGTCGTCGTCGGCACCGCGATCGTCCACCGGGGGCGGTTGCTCGCGCAGCAACGGCATTACCCGGCACGGCATGCGGGCCGGTGGGAGTTGCCGGGCGGACGTGTCGAACCGGGTGAGTCCGAACACGACGCCGTGGTCCGGGAGTGCAAGGAGGAGCTGGACCTGGAGGTCGTGCCGACCGGTCGGGTCGGCACGGATGTCCCGATCGGTGGCGAACCGTCCGCTGCGGGTGTATCGGCCGGTGGCATGCTGCTGCGCCTGTACACGGCCGAGCCCGCCGAGCCGTCGCCGGCTCCGAGGGCCGTGGAACATCGGGCGCTGCGGTGGGTCGATGCTTCCGAATTGGCCCGGCTGGACTGGCTGGAAACCGATCGCCTGCTCGTGCACTCCCTGCGGAGGCTGCTGCACCGGCACTGA
- a CDS encoding YciI family protein, protein MYVVLQHYTAPLADVDELLADHSEWISNHYESGDFIAAGRRHPRTGGVIIARAMSRGRLDAILATDPFAVHKVAKQEVIEFQALRTIPELAEYADHLAATGE, encoded by the coding sequence ATGTACGTTGTACTGCAGCACTACACCGCACCTTTGGCAGATGTCGATGAGTTGCTGGCGGACCATTCGGAATGGATCTCGAACCATTACGAGTCCGGCGACTTCATCGCCGCCGGGCGCCGCCACCCCCGAACCGGCGGGGTCATCATCGCGCGCGCCATGTCGCGCGGCAGGCTGGACGCGATCCTGGCGACCGACCCGTTCGCGGTGCACAAGGTGGCCAAGCAGGAGGTGATCGAGTTTCAGGCACTGCGGACGATCCCGGAACTGGCCGAGTACGCCGACCATCTGGCGGCCACGGGCGAGTAG
- a CDS encoding pentapeptide repeat-containing protein — protein MSDRADDSAHLADGRHDLRADCGRCAGLCCVAPAFAASADFAVDKPAGQPCRNLLADFGCGIHDSLRDRGFPGCAVFDCFGAGQQVTQVTFGGRDWRGTPEIATSMFTVFTVMRQLRELLWYLTEALELLPDCPLSSELDRARERTERLTGASPDELAAFDATAYRQEIGPLLTRVSEVVRAEVRDSAPDRSGADLIEANLRGADLRGTGLRGAYLLGADLRGADLRKADLLGADLRVADLRGAFLGESLFLTQPQLDAANGDAATTIPPSLTRPRHWSTSATPADPTTARPRRRRRRR, from the coding sequence ATGTCCGACCGAGCAGACGACTCGGCGCACCTTGCCGACGGGCGGCACGACCTGCGGGCGGACTGCGGTCGCTGCGCGGGGCTGTGTTGCGTGGCCCCGGCTTTCGCGGCCTCTGCCGACTTCGCCGTGGACAAGCCCGCAGGGCAGCCGTGCCGGAACCTGCTCGCGGACTTCGGTTGCGGTATCCACGACAGCCTCCGCGACCGAGGCTTCCCGGGTTGTGCCGTGTTCGACTGTTTCGGTGCAGGCCAGCAGGTCACTCAGGTGACCTTCGGTGGGCGGGACTGGCGAGGAACCCCGGAGATCGCGACGTCGATGTTCACGGTGTTCACGGTGATGCGGCAGCTCCGGGAACTGCTCTGGTATCTCACCGAAGCCCTGGAGCTCCTGCCTGACTGCCCGCTGTCTTCCGAGCTCGACCGTGCCCGAGAGCGGACCGAACGCCTCACCGGCGCAAGCCCCGACGAACTCGCTGCCTTTGACGCCACCGCGTATCGGCAGGAGATCGGTCCGTTGCTGACGCGAGTCAGTGAGGTGGTGCGCGCCGAGGTCCGTGACTCCGCGCCCGACCGCAGCGGTGCCGACCTGATCGAGGCGAACCTTCGGGGCGCGGACCTGCGCGGCACCGGCCTACGTGGTGCCTATCTCCTCGGCGCCGATCTGCGGGGTGCGGACCTGCGGAAGGCCGATCTCCTCGGTGCCGATCTGCGGGTCGCCGACCTGCGCGGGGCGTTTCTCGGCGAGAGCCTCTTCCTCACCCAACCCCAGCTCGATGCGGCCAACGGGGACGCGGCGACGACGATCCCGCCGTCGCTCACCCGCCCTCGGCACTGGTCCACCTCGGCCACGCCCGCCGATCCCACCACCGCCCGGCCACGCCGGCGCCGACGTCGACGTTGA
- a CDS encoding helix-turn-helix domain-containing protein has protein sequence MRRNSGGTPKARALGAELREVRDTAGYSLRELGRELETNHVKLQRYESGEIVPSSELVAAYVASLGASAQTRERLVEMARDADQPDWLSTAKSGARKELTTLIEFERTATRITDVTTGVIPGLLQTSDYARAVMQRLSSDEVETMVLMRVGRREILTTKNAPQFVAFIAESAMNEPIGGHAIMAEQLRHVVKMSDWENVAIHVLRSGATTLHPAHLGSFVLFEFPKATPIVHMEHYHSSVSLHNPGTAAAYQDAVTSLHELAMSPEASAEFIANRASELEDSAS, from the coding sequence ATGCGACGAAACAGCGGGGGTACCCCGAAAGCCCGCGCTCTTGGCGCTGAACTGCGAGAAGTCCGTGACACTGCCGGATACAGCCTGCGCGAGTTGGGACGCGAACTTGAAACGAACCACGTAAAGCTCCAGCGGTACGAATCCGGCGAGATCGTTCCATCGTCCGAGCTCGTGGCCGCCTACGTCGCCTCACTCGGTGCTTCAGCTCAGACACGTGAACGTCTCGTGGAGATGGCACGAGACGCCGACCAACCCGATTGGCTCTCGACCGCGAAGTCAGGGGCTCGCAAAGAGTTGACGACACTGATCGAGTTCGAACGCACAGCGACACGCATCACGGATGTGACGACCGGCGTGATTCCCGGACTGCTGCAAACATCGGATTACGCGCGTGCGGTCATGCAACGACTCTCGTCCGACGAAGTCGAAACGATGGTCCTGATGCGGGTTGGGCGCCGCGAAATCCTGACCACGAAGAACGCGCCGCAGTTCGTCGCGTTCATCGCCGAGTCCGCGATGAACGAGCCGATCGGCGGTCACGCGATCATGGCCGAGCAGTTGCGGCACGTGGTCAAAATGTCCGACTGGGAGAATGTCGCCATTCACGTCCTGCGCAGCGGAGCAACCACGTTGCATCCGGCGCATTTGGGTTCGTTCGTGCTCTTCGAGTTCCCCAAGGCGACACCGATCGTGCATATGGAGCATTACCACTCGTCCGTGTCCCTGCACAATCCGGGTACCGCTGCGGCGTATCAGGATGCGGTTACTAGCCTGCACGAGTTGGCGATGAGCCCCGAGGCGTCGGCAGAGTTCATCGCCAATCGCGCGAGTGAATTGGAGGACAGTGCATCATGA
- a CDS encoding DUF397 domain-containing protein, which produces MTIQPLGWRKSSRSGQRTNCVEVGRVGDGAAVRDTKDRAAGYFTADRMQWQAFVAAVKADRFA; this is translated from the coding sequence ATGACCATACAACCTCTTGGGTGGCGCAAATCCAGCCGCTCCGGTCAGCGCACCAACTGCGTCGAGGTCGGCCGTGTCGGCGATGGTGCCGCCGTGCGCGACACGAAGGACCGCGCCGCCGGCTACTTCACCGCTGACCGCATGCAGTGGCAGGCGTTCGTGGCAGCGGTCAAGGCGGATCGCTTCGCCTGA
- the typA gene encoding translational GTPase TypA: MPATSVAPNQRTRTDLRNVAIVAHVDHGKTTLVDAMLQQSGAFSEHADPVDRVMDTNDLEREKGITILSKNTAIRRKTSDGPVTINVVDTPGHADFGGEVERGLSMVDGVVLLVDASEGPLPQTRFVLRKTLAAGLPVILVVNKVDRPDARVSEVVDEVHDLLLDLATDVGADESVLDIPVVYASARSGRSSLTAPEQGELPPGDDMTAMFDTLLEHVPAPVGDWEAPLQALVTNLDASAYLGRIALCRIYSGKLRKGQTVGWCREDGTVEKVRLTELFVTENLDRVPAEEAAAGNIVAIAGIPDITIGDTLADPENPEPLPRITVDAPAISMTIGTNTSPHAGRNGGTKVTARLVKNRLDSELIGNVSMRVVPTERPDTWEVQGRGELALAVLVETMRREGFEITAGKPQVVTKTIDGKLCEPFERLSLDVPEEHLGGVTQLLAARKGRMETMDGHGTGRIKMEYIIPARGLIGFRTDFLTETRGGGIANHVFEGYFGWAGELRTRSSGSLVADRSGPVTTYALLQLADRGTFFVEPTAEVYEGMVVGETQRPEDLDVNVTKEKKLTNMRSAAGEELERLARPRTLGLEEALEFCSVDECVEVGPEKVRVRKVTLDGNQRARERSRAKSRDNQA, from the coding sequence GTGCCCGCCACCAGCGTCGCCCCAAACCAGCGCACCCGCACGGACCTGCGCAATGTCGCGATCGTCGCGCACGTCGATCACGGCAAGACCACTCTGGTGGATGCCATGCTCCAGCAGTCGGGTGCCTTCTCCGAGCATGCCGACCCCGTCGATCGGGTCATGGACACCAATGACCTGGAGCGGGAAAAGGGCATCACGATTCTGTCGAAGAACACCGCGATCCGGCGGAAGACCTCGGACGGGCCGGTCACCATCAACGTGGTCGACACCCCGGGGCACGCCGACTTCGGCGGTGAGGTCGAGCGTGGCCTGTCCATGGTCGACGGCGTGGTGCTGCTGGTCGATGCCAGCGAGGGACCGCTGCCGCAGACGCGCTTCGTACTGCGCAAAACCCTCGCAGCCGGACTGCCGGTGATCCTCGTGGTGAACAAGGTCGACCGCCCGGACGCCCGCGTGTCCGAGGTCGTCGACGAGGTTCACGATCTTCTGCTCGACCTGGCCACCGATGTGGGGGCCGACGAGTCCGTGCTCGACATCCCGGTCGTCTACGCCTCGGCACGTTCCGGCCGGTCGAGCCTGACCGCCCCGGAGCAGGGGGAACTTCCCCCCGGCGACGACATGACCGCCATGTTCGACACCCTCCTGGAGCATGTGCCCGCGCCGGTCGGTGACTGGGAAGCCCCGCTGCAGGCGCTGGTGACCAACCTCGACGCCTCCGCGTATCTCGGGCGGATCGCGCTGTGCCGGATCTACTCCGGCAAGCTGCGCAAGGGCCAGACCGTCGGCTGGTGCCGCGAGGACGGAACGGTCGAAAAGGTGCGGCTCACCGAGTTGTTCGTCACCGAGAACCTCGACCGGGTGCCCGCCGAGGAGGCCGCCGCGGGGAACATCGTGGCGATCGCGGGCATCCCCGACATCACCATCGGCGACACCCTCGCCGATCCCGAGAACCCGGAACCGCTGCCCCGGATCACCGTTGACGCCCCGGCGATCTCCATGACCATCGGGACGAACACCTCGCCGCACGCCGGGCGCAACGGCGGCACCAAGGTCACCGCACGACTGGTCAAGAATCGGCTGGACAGCGAGCTGATCGGCAACGTCAGCATGCGGGTCGTACCCACCGAGCGCCCGGACACCTGGGAGGTGCAGGGCCGTGGCGAGCTGGCCCTGGCCGTGCTGGTGGAGACGATGCGTCGAGAGGGCTTCGAGATCACCGCGGGCAAGCCGCAGGTGGTCACCAAGACCATCGACGGCAAGCTGTGCGAGCCGTTCGAGCGACTGAGCCTCGATGTCCCCGAGGAGCACCTCGGCGGAGTCACCCAGCTCCTGGCCGCCCGCAAGGGGCGTATGGAGACGATGGACGGCCACGGTACCGGCCGGATCAAGATGGAGTACATCATCCCGGCGCGGGGACTGATCGGGTTCCGGACCGATTTCCTCACCGAGACGCGGGGTGGCGGCATCGCCAACCACGTCTTCGAGGGGTACTTCGGCTGGGCCGGTGAGCTGCGCACACGCAGCAGCGGATCGCTGGTGGCCGACCGCTCCGGCCCGGTGACCACGTACGCGCTGCTGCAGTTGGCCGACCGCGGCACCTTCTTCGTCGAGCCGACCGCCGAGGTCTACGAGGGCATGGTCGTCGGGGAGACCCAGCGTCCCGAGGACCTCGACGTCAACGTGACCAAGGAGAAGAAGCTCACGAACATGCGCTCCGCCGCCGGGGAGGAGCTGGAGCGACTGGCCCGGCCCCGGACGCTGGGTCTGGAGGAAGCGCTGGAGTTCTGCTCCGTCGACGAGTGCGTGGAGGTCGGGCCCGAGAAGGTCCGCGTACGCAAGGTGA